A part of Periophthalmus magnuspinnatus isolate fPerMag1 chromosome 19, fPerMag1.2.pri, whole genome shotgun sequence genomic DNA contains:
- the acbd4 gene encoding acyl-CoA-binding domain-containing protein 4 isoform X1, with amino-acid sequence MVHGPNELLHSGLPCVMPVPTMAEPVLDHERRFQAAVDVIHNLPKNGCYRPSYEVMLRFYSLYKQAVCGPCEVPRPGFWDPVGRYKWDAWNKLGEMERESAMAAYVDEMKNVAQEVIDTMPMDEKTASLFHHFEPLYHVIHDMPRPPQSLLVLREELTEKNRAKDESETAPLIDSVCHDSGLSEPLVLTSDSESEIFCDSVEQLDTKVLNGFYESHPKSLVEKKADGRQAGAGEGGEGARDKRGPMRSRDGGRDASHWRERGLAEGGMRRLGPHGNRGVGGGHGGGDGGDGGDRRGSWGSHEAQLQQQIVLALHRLREDMKSVGQRLEMLERLAASNALGSEETPCWHCPGCMCEEKWWPFDVSLPTLLAFLVWPFVAQGLLSLLRKGNHRRRISS; translated from the exons ATGGTGCATG ggCCTAATGAGTTGCTCCATTCAGGCCTCCCCTGTGTCATGCCTGTACCAACTATGGCGGAGCCTGTACTCGACCACGAGCGGCGCTTCCAGGCTGCCGTGGATGTCATCCACAACCTCCCCAAAAATG GTTGCTACCGGCCATCATACGAGGTAATGCTGCGCTTCTACAGTCTGTACAAGCAGGCTGTGTGTGGACCATGCGAAGTACCTCGCCCAGGCTTCTGGGACCCTGTTGGTCGATACAAATG GGATGCATGGAACAAATTGGgcgagatggagagagaaagtgccATGGCGGCATACGTGGATGAGATGAAAAATGTTGCTCAGGAG GTCATTGACACAATGCCAATGGATGAGAAGACAGCCTCTCTCTTCCACCACTTTGAGCCGCTCTACCACGTGATCCACGACATGcccaggcccccacagtctcttcTTGTGTTACGAGAAG AACTGACGGAAAAAAACAGAGCCAAAGATGAGTCTGAAACTGCACCTCTTATTGACAGTGTGTGCCATG ACTCGGGCCTGTCCGAGCCTCTGGTCCTAACGAGCGACTCTGAGAGTGAGATTTTCTGTGACTCAGTGGAGCAGCTAGACACCAAG GTCTTAAATGGCTTCTATGAGAGCCACCCTAAGAGCCTAGTGGAGAAGAAAGCAGACGGTCGACAGGCAGGGGctggtgagggaggagagggtgcCCGGGACAAAAGAGGACCAATGAGAAGCCGGGATGGTGGACGAGATGCTTCTCACTGGAGAGAAC GTGGACTGGCAGAGGGCGGTATGAGGCGTCTGGGTCCCCATGGCAACAGGGGCGTGGGTGGAGGGCATGGAGGGGGTGATGGAGGCGATGGAGGGGACCGCAGAGGATCCTGGGGCAGCCATGAGGCTCAGCTCCAGCAGCAGATTGTACTGGCCCTGCACAGGCTTAGAGAAGACATGAAGAGTGTGGGGCAGCGTCTAGAGATGTTGGAGCGGCTGGCAGCATCAAAT GCCCTGGGGTCAGAGGAGACTCCATGTTGGCACTGTCCAGGCTGTATGTGTGAG GAGAAGTGGTGGCCTTTTGATGTGTCCCTCCCAACACTGCTGGCCTTCCTGGTGTGGCCCTTCGTCGCTCAAGGGCTGCTCTCCCTTCTCAGAAAAGGCAATCACAGAAGAAGAATCTCTTCATGA
- the acbd4 gene encoding acyl-CoA-binding domain-containing protein 4 isoform X2, producing MPVPTMAEPVLDHERRFQAAVDVIHNLPKNGCYRPSYEVMLRFYSLYKQAVCGPCEVPRPGFWDPVGRYKWDAWNKLGEMERESAMAAYVDEMKNVAQEVIDTMPMDEKTASLFHHFEPLYHVIHDMPRPPQSLLVLREELTEKNRAKDESETAPLIDSVCHDSGLSEPLVLTSDSESEIFCDSVEQLDTKVLNGFYESHPKSLVEKKADGRQAGAGEGGEGARDKRGPMRSRDGGRDASHWRERGLAEGGMRRLGPHGNRGVGGGHGGGDGGDGGDRRGSWGSHEAQLQQQIVLALHRLREDMKSVGQRLEMLERLAASNALGSEETPCWHCPGCMCEEKWWPFDVSLPTLLAFLVWPFVAQGLLSLLRKGNHRRRISS from the exons ATGCCTGTACCAACTATGGCGGAGCCTGTACTCGACCACGAGCGGCGCTTCCAGGCTGCCGTGGATGTCATCCACAACCTCCCCAAAAATG GTTGCTACCGGCCATCATACGAGGTAATGCTGCGCTTCTACAGTCTGTACAAGCAGGCTGTGTGTGGACCATGCGAAGTACCTCGCCCAGGCTTCTGGGACCCTGTTGGTCGATACAAATG GGATGCATGGAACAAATTGGgcgagatggagagagaaagtgccATGGCGGCATACGTGGATGAGATGAAAAATGTTGCTCAGGAG GTCATTGACACAATGCCAATGGATGAGAAGACAGCCTCTCTCTTCCACCACTTTGAGCCGCTCTACCACGTGATCCACGACATGcccaggcccccacagtctcttcTTGTGTTACGAGAAG AACTGACGGAAAAAAACAGAGCCAAAGATGAGTCTGAAACTGCACCTCTTATTGACAGTGTGTGCCATG ACTCGGGCCTGTCCGAGCCTCTGGTCCTAACGAGCGACTCTGAGAGTGAGATTTTCTGTGACTCAGTGGAGCAGCTAGACACCAAG GTCTTAAATGGCTTCTATGAGAGCCACCCTAAGAGCCTAGTGGAGAAGAAAGCAGACGGTCGACAGGCAGGGGctggtgagggaggagagggtgcCCGGGACAAAAGAGGACCAATGAGAAGCCGGGATGGTGGACGAGATGCTTCTCACTGGAGAGAAC GTGGACTGGCAGAGGGCGGTATGAGGCGTCTGGGTCCCCATGGCAACAGGGGCGTGGGTGGAGGGCATGGAGGGGGTGATGGAGGCGATGGAGGGGACCGCAGAGGATCCTGGGGCAGCCATGAGGCTCAGCTCCAGCAGCAGATTGTACTGGCCCTGCACAGGCTTAGAGAAGACATGAAGAGTGTGGGGCAGCGTCTAGAGATGTTGGAGCGGCTGGCAGCATCAAAT GCCCTGGGGTCAGAGGAGACTCCATGTTGGCACTGTCCAGGCTGTATGTGTGAG GAGAAGTGGTGGCCTTTTGATGTGTCCCTCCCAACACTGCTGGCCTTCCTGGTGTGGCCCTTCGTCGCTCAAGGGCTGCTCTCCCTTCTCAGAAAAGGCAATCACAGAAGAAGAATCTCTTCATGA
- the plcd3b gene encoding 1-phosphatidylinositol 4,5-bisphosphate phosphodiesterase delta-3-A, with translation MLGNKKKASALKDGTGTSQKAIDPLRNLGVQDDEDVKHMLQGSSLIKVRSPHWQKHRSLRLLEDGVTVWCQSHKTSSRAKEQQSFSVLEVECVREGCQSEVLRRMVDSVPENHCLTVVFKGPRKSLDLLCASQEEAQRWARGIRTLQERVENMTQKEKLDHWIHAYLNRADQNHDDKMSYDEVQNLLQMINIDLNEQYARSLFQKCDRSADGRLDHGEIEIFCRELLRRPELDAVFIQYSANGCVLSTVDLREFLKDQEEDASVTHAQSLILTYELNPWAQKNHFMTPNGFTMYMLSKENCVFDPAHARVYQDMNHPLSHYFISSSHNTYLTKDQLTGDSSTEPYIRALNQGCRCVELDCWDGEKGEPVIYHGHTLTSKVPFDEVIETINEYAFKASPYPVILSLENHCSVEQQTVMARQLRTILGDKLLTKPLKGWDTRYLPAPEDLKGKVLIKGKRESSGEDHYSASDFSSSDEESQKDARSKTQRVERKPAASKLSPELSELVLYTRSVPFKGFDQAARDPESHVSSFSESEALRLIKETGMHFVRHNSHQLSRIYPSGQRLQSSNYNPQDMWNGGCHMVALNFQTPGEQMDLNRGRFLQNGQCGYILKPPFMCQPDTTFNPENVGGGPGHKPFLLTVRIISAQQLPKPEWDKPTSIVDPQVWVEIHGLPIDNNKKKTTYVENNGFNPRWDCTFNFTVHAPDLALVRFMVEDHDYTSANDFLGQFTLPFMSLRTGYRHVRLLKSDGSSLSPASLFIHAKISPCNISSTRSPCRSPIRSPSKSSAAKS, from the exons ATGCTGggaaacaaaaagaaagcaTCAGCCCTTAAAGACGGCACCGGGACGTCCCAGAAGGCCATTGATCCTCTACGAAACCTGG GAGTCCAGGATGATGAAGATGTGAAGCACATGCTCCAGGGGTCTAGTCTGATCAAG GTGCGGTCGCCTCACTGGCAGAAGCACAGGAGTCTTCGGCTGCTTGAGGATGGGGTCACGGTTTGGTGCCAGTCCCATAAAACGTCCAGTCGAGCCAAAGAGCAGCAGTCCT TCTCTGTCTTGGAGGTAGAGTGTGTCCGTGAAGGCTGTCAGTCTGAAGTCCTGCGTCGCATGGTTGACTCTGTCCCTGAAAACCACTGCCTTACCGTGGTTTTCAAAGGGCCACGTAAAAGTCTGGACCTGCTGTGTGCCAGTCAAGAGGAGGCCCAGCGCTGGGCTCGGGGCATCCGCACTCTGCAAGAACGAGTGGAGAACATGACACAGAAGGAGAAACTCGACCA CTGGATCCATGCTTACTTGAACCGAGCTGACCAGAACCATGATGATAAGATGAGCTATGATGAAGTGCAAAACCTACTGCAGATGATCAACATTGACCTCAATGAACAGTATGCACGTAGCCTCTTTCAG AAGTGTGATCGCTCGGCTGACGGGCGCCTGGACCATGGGGAGATCGAAATCTTCTGCAGGGAGCTGCTCAGGAGACCGGAGCTGGACGCGGTTTTCATTCAGTACTCTGCAAATGGCTGTGTGCTCTCCACTGTGGACCTGCGAGAGTTCCTCAAGGACCAAGAGGAGGACGCCTCTGTGACTCACGCTCAGAGCCTCATCCTCACCTACGAGCTCAACCCCTGGG CTCAGAAGAACCACTTCATGACCCCTAATGGCTTCACCATGTACATGCTGTCCAAAGAGAACTGTGTGTTTGACCCAGCCCACGCTCGGGTCTACCAGGACATGAACCACCCTCTGTCCCACTACTTTATCTCCTCCTCACACAACACCTACCTCACCAAGGACCAGCTGACCGGAGACAGCAGTACTGAGCCTTATATTCG AGCTTTGAACCAAGGCTGTCGTTGTGTGGAGCTGGACTGTTGggatggagagaagggagagccTGTCATTTACCATGGACACACACTGACCTCCAAAGTGCCCTTTGATGAAGTTATTGAAACTATCAATGAGTATGCCTTCAAA GCCTCGCCTTACCCTGTGATTCTGTCACTGGAGAACCACTGCAGTGTGGAGCAGCAGACTGTGATGGCCCGACAACTGCGCACCATCCTGGGAGACAAACTGCTCACCAAGCCCCTAAAGGGCTGGGACACCCGCTACCTGCCCGCCCCTGAG GATCTTAAAGGGAAAGTCTTGATTAAAGGGAAAAGGGAGAGTTCAGGAGAGGACCACTACAGTGCCTCAGACTTCAGCTCCTCAGATGAAGAGAGTCAGAAGGATGCCAGGTCTAAAACACAGAGAGTGGAGCGGAAG CCAGCAGCCTCCAAACTGAGCCCAGAGCTGTCGGAGCTGGTGCTGTACACCCGGAGTGTTCCCTTTAAAGGCTTTGATCAGGCCGCCAGAGACCCCGAGAGCCATGTGTCCTCTTTCTCCGAGAGCGAGGCCTTAAGACTCATCAAAGAAACAG GGATGCACTTTGTTCGTCACAACAGTCACCAGCTCAGCAGAATTTACCCTTCAGGCCAGCGCCTCCAGTCGTCCAACTACAACCCCCAGGACATGTGGAACGGAGGCTGTCACATGG tGGCTCTAAACTTCCAGACTCCTGGTGAGCAGATGGACTTGAACCGGGGCAGGTTTCTCCAGAACGGTCAGTGTGGATACATCCTGAAGCCCCCCTTCATGTGCCAGCCAGACACGACCTTTAACCCTGAGAATGTGGGGGGTGGTCCGGGCCATAAACCATTCCTGCTCACTGTCCGG aTTATTTCAGCTCAACAACTGCCTAAACCTGAATGGGATAAACCAACATCTATAGTGGATCCGCAGGTGTGGGTTGAAATACACGGCCTTCCAATCGACAACAATAAGAAAAAGACTACTTATGTTGAGAATAATG GTTTTAATCCTCGCTGGGACTGTACCTTTAACTTCACGGTTCACGCTCCAGACTTGGCCTTGGTTCGCTTCATGGTGGAGGACCACGATTACACTTCAGCCAATGACTTCTTAGGACAATTCACTCTGCCCTTCATGAGTCTACGTACAG GTTACCGCCATGTACGCCTGCTGAAGTCGGATGGGTCCAGTCTGtcccctgcctctctcttcaTTCACGCTAAAATCTCCCCGTGCAACATCAGCAGCACAAGAAGCCCCTGCAGATCCCCCATCAGGTCTCCATCCAAGAGCTCTGCGGCTAAGTCCTAA